One Brassica napus cultivar Da-Ae unplaced genomic scaffold, Da-Ae ScsIHWf_1314;HRSCAF=1877, whole genome shotgun sequence DNA window includes the following coding sequences:
- the LOC106352821 gene encoding linoleate 9S-lipoxygenase 5-like — MIHTDIAEILCVKPKTEKRTKTMEEDVKKKKNKKTMKIEGEVVVMKKNFLDFKDAMASFLDRVHELLGRRVSLHLVSSLQPDPANEKRGRLGKAAHLEKWVTKIKTSVTAEETAFAVTFDWDESMGPPAAFVIKNHHHSQFYLKSLTLRNFPGGEGGPIHFVCNSWIYPSHRYRSDRVFFSDKAYLPNETPELLKELRKEELKNLRDNEKGGELKEWDRVYDYAYYNDLGAPDKGPDSARPVLGGSPDFPYPRRGKTGRKPTKSDPKSESRLALLNLNIYVPRDERFSHVKFSDFLAYALKSVTQVLVPEIASVCDKTINEFDSFEDVFHLYDGSIKLANGHTISKLRDVIPWEMFRELVRNDGERFLKFPLPDVLKESRSAWRTDEEFAREMLAGLNPVVISRLQEFPPKSNLDSTRYGNQHSSIREEHIKPHMNGLSVKEALGQNKLYILDHHDALMPYLTRINSTNTKTYATRTLLLLQEDGTLKPLAIELSLPHAQGESHGAVSKIFTPAEKGVEGSVWQLAKAYAAVNDSGYHQLISHWLKTHAVIEPFIIASNRQLSVVHPIYKLLHPHFRDTMNINALARHVLINSDGVLERTVFPGRYAMEMSSSIYKNWVFTDQALPKDLLKRGVAVENPSSDNGIELLIEDYPFAVDGLEIWSAIKTWVREYCTIYYKNDKAVQNDTEIQEWWNEVRTEGHGDLQHESWWPSMQTCDDLMEACTIIIWVASALHAAVNFGQYPYAGFLPNRPTVSRRFMPEPGTEEYTELEENEEVAFLKTITPQLQTLLGISIIEILSMHSTDEIYLGQRDSPNWTVDDEPLEAFKRFGKSLELIENNIIQRNNDKKFKNRTGPVNIPYTLLYPNTTDYTREGGLTGKGIPNSVSI, encoded by the exons ATGATCCACACCGACATCGCAGAGATCTTATGCGTGAAGCCCAAGACGGAAAAAAGGACAAAGACGATGGAGGAAGacgtcaagaagaagaagaacaagaaaacgATGAAGATAGAAGGAGAAGTGGTTGTGATGAAGAAGAACTTTCTCGACTTCAAAGACGCCATGGCTTCTTTTCTCGATCGAGTCCATGAGCTTCTTGGTCGTCGCGTATCTCTCCACCTCGTCAGCTCTCTCCAACCCGACCCTG CCAATGAGAAGAGAGGAAGACTTGGAAAAGCAGCACATCTGGAAAAATGggtgacaaaaataaaaacgtctGTAACCGCGGAGGAAACCGCGTTTGCGGTGACGTTTGATTGGGACGAGTCAATGGGACCACCGGCTGCGTTTGTGATCAAGAACCACCACCATAGCCAATTCTACCTTAAGTCCCTCACTCTCCGCAACTTCCCTGGCGGTGAAGGCGGTCCGATACACTTCGTTTGCAATTCTTGGATCTATCCAAGCCATCGGTACCGCTCTGACCGCGTTTTCTTCTCTGACAAG GCATATCTTCCAAATGAAACACCAGAGCTACTCAAAGAGCTAAGAAAGGAAGAGCTAAAGAATCTAAGAGACAACGAGAAAGGAGGAGAACTCAAAGAATGGGACAGAGTTTACGACTACGCTTATTACAACGACTTAGGTGCACCCGACAAAGGTCCTGACTCAGCCCGTCCGGTTCTCGGCGGTTCACCTGACTTTCCTTATCCTCGCCGCGGCAAAACCGGTCGTAAACCCACCAAATCCG ACCCTAAGTCCGAGAGTAGGCTGGCGTTACTAAACCTGAACATCTACGTGCCGAGGGACGAGCGGTTTAGCCATGTTAAGTTCTCTGATTTCCTCGCGTACGCACTCAAATCGGTGACTCAAGTGCTCGTCCCTGAAATAGCCTCAGTTTGCGACAAGACCATCAACGAGTTTGACTCGTTCGAAGACGTTTTCCATCTCTATGACGGTAGCATTAAACTCGCCAATGGTCACACCATATCTAAGCTACGTGATGTTATCCCATGGGAGATGTTTCGTGAGCTCGTTCGCAATGATGGTGAACGGTTCTTGAAGTTTCCTTTGCCTGACGTCCTTAAAG AAAGTAGATCGGCTTGGAGGACTGATGAAGAGTTTGCGAGAGAAATGTTGGCTGGACTCAATCCAGTGGTTATAAGTCGTCTCCAG GAGTTTCCTCCAAAGAGCAATTTAGACTCTACAAGGTATGGAAACCAACACAGTTCCATACGAGAAGAGCACATAAAACCACACATGAACGGTCTCAGTGTCAAAGAA GCTTTGGGACAGAACAAGCTATATATATTAGATCATCATGATGCATTGATGCCGTACTTGACACGGATAAACTCGACAAACACTAAAACTTATGCGACCCGAACGCTTCTGTTGCTTCAAGAAGACGGAACACTGAAGCCTCTAGCCATAGAGCTGAGTCTTCCTCACGCACAAGGTGAATCACACGGAGCGGTGAGCAAGATTTTCACACCAGCAGAGAAAGGCGTGGAGGGATCGGTTTGGCAGCTTGCTAAGGCTTACGCCGCGGTTAATGATTCCGGTTATCACCAGCTTATAAGCCACTG GTTGAAGACGCATGCAGTAATTGAACCGTTCATAATCGCGTCGAATAGGCAACTAAGTGTAGTCCATCCGATCTAtaagcttcttcatcctcattTCCGTGACACGATGAACATCAACGCATTGGCACGACATGTCCTTATAAACTCTGATGGAGTTTTGGAGAGAACGGTGTTCCCTGGTCGATACGCAATGGAAATGTCTTCTTCAATTTACAAGAATTGGGTTTTCACTGATCAGGCTCTCCCCAAAGATCTCCTCAAGCG TGGAGTTGCCGTTGAAAATCCAAGCAGTGATAACGGGATTGAGCTTCTGATTGAGGACTACCCGTTTGCAGTCGATGGTTTAGAGATATGGTCAGCGATTAAGACGTGGGTGAGAGAGTACTGCACAATCTACTACAAGAATGACAAAGCTGTGCAAAACGATACAGAGATCCAAGAATGGTGGAACGAGGTTCGAACCGAAGGTCACGGCGATTTACAACATGAGTCATGGTGGCCGTCGATGCAAACCTGCGACGACCTCATGGAAGCCTGCACCATCATCATCTGGGTCGCCTCTGCTCTCCACGCAGCAGTTAACTTCGGGCAATACCCTTACGCTGGGTTTCTCCCAAACCGGCCTACCGTCAGCCGTCGGTTCATGCCTGAACCGGGTACGGAAGAGTACACAGAACTGGAGGAAAACGAGGAGGTGGCGTTTTTAAAGACGATCACGCCGCAGTTACAAACTCTGCTTGGTATCTCCATCATCGAGATTTTGTCTATGCATTCAACGGACGAAATTTACTTAGGGCAGAGAGACTCACCCAACTGGACGGTAGATGATGAGCCTTTAGAGGCGTTCAAGCGGTTTGGGAAGAGTTTGGAATTGATAGAGAACAATATTATACAAAGAAACAATGATAAGAAGTTCAAGAACCGGACCGGTCCGGTTAACATACCATACACTCTCTTGTACCCGAATACTACGGACTACACGAGAGAGGGTGGACTTACTGGTAAAGGGATTCCAAACAGTGTTTCTATTTAG
- the LOC125596864 gene encoding phosphatidylinositol/phosphatidylcholine transfer protein SFH4-like, with amino-acid sequence MGKRDEKAEAVLRLLRKQTPLTLKQEKFCNRDCVERFLKGKGDNVKKAAKQLTSCLSWRQNFDIERIGAEEFSAELADGVAYIAGHDGESRPVIMFRFKHDYQKLRSQKQFTRLVAFTMETAISSMSRNAEQSVVLLFDASFFRSSSAFANLLLATLKMIADNYPCRLHKAFIIDPPSFFSYIWKGVRPFVELSTVTMLISSLDYDEQLDISHVSSSSCLRSASLRFDPSSIKSTAKIGSASSRFAFTVSHNSMKPWYLSLTDTSPFHAAVDSTASKVSPLSVRSLSFASPAGRGLRDPKPAACRKSLFPSTPLPEKTKTVPHRKTPRPSFFQSPAMFFRGEKNVGGGEKSSREAFVPYLKFYRRPYDETAYRSKLRGPRGFVSVVSSHRRCRHVSLSQRF; translated from the exons GAGAAGTTCTGTAACAGAGACTGCGTGGAGAGGTTCTTGAAAGGAAAAGGAGATAACGTCAAAAAAGCTGCGAAGCAGCTAACTTCATGCCTTTCGTGGAGACAAAACTTTGATATTG AGCGAATAGGGGCAGAGGAGTTCTCGGCGGAGCTAGCCGACGGCGTAGCTTACATCGCCGGCCACGACGGAGAATCCAGACCCGTTATC ATGTTCCGTTTCAAGCATGATTATCAGAAGCTGCGTAGCCAGAAACA ATTTACGCGTTTAGTGGCGTTCACGATGGAGACTGCGATCTCGAGCATGTCCAGAAACGCGGAACAGAGCGTTGTTCTACTCTTCGATGCAA GCTTTTTCAGATCATCCTCTGCTTTTGCAAATCTGCTTTTGGCAACCCTAAAAATGATCGCAGATAATTACCCATGCCGACTTCACAAGGCCTTTATCATTGACCCTCCCTCCTTTTTCTCTTACATTTGGAAG GGTGTACGTCCTTTCGTGGAGCTATCTACTGTCACTATGTTAATCTCGTCTCTAGACTACGACGAGCAGCTAGATattagccacgtgtcatcatcGTCATGTCTTAGATCAGCTTCCCTACGTTTCGATCCATCGTCGATTAAATCAACGGCTAAGATTGGTTCAGCTTCTTCAAGATTCGCCTTCACCGTATCTCACAACTCAATGAAGCCGTGGTACCTTTCCTTAACCGACACATCACCGTTTCACGCCGCCGTCGACTCCACCGCTTCCAAAGTATCTCCTCTCAGCGTGCGTTCTCTATCTTTCGCGTCTCCGGCGGGGCGTGGTTTAAGAGACCCGAAACCAGCCGCATGCAGAAAGAGTTTGTTTCCCTCGACGCCGTTGCCGGAGAAGACGAAAACGGTTCCGCACCGAAAAACTCCACGTCCGTCTTTTTTTCAGTCTCCGGCGATGTTCTTTCGCGGGGAGAAAAATGTCGGCGGAGGCGAGAAGTCATCACGTGAAGCGTTCGTACCGTATCTGAAGTTTTATCGGAGACCGTACGATGAGACGGCCTATAGGTCTAAACTGCGGGGTCCACGTGGATTTGTGTCAGTCGTGTCTTCGCACAGAAGATGTCGCCACGTATCTTTATCTCAACGGTTCTAG
- the LOC106355520 gene encoding uncharacterized protein LOC106355520 codes for YFTKFSEWLLKVGEGRPESGQEDEDDAYHDQMIIVDNSLVQETKDESLKQVLDAAFGDVNKIKASQSSYTDKAILTLRNDIVDEINAYTISKTEGESRDYYSYDSFEVSETQSNQNDTLYAIEYLNSMEFQGLPSHKLTLKVGVPIMLL; via the coding sequence ATATTTTACAAAGTTCTCTGAGTGGCTTCTCAAAGTCGGAGAAGGTCGTCCAGAATCAGGAcaagaagatgaggatgatgCCTACCATGACCAAATGATAATCGTCGACAATTCATTGGTCCAAGAGACTAAGGATGAGTCATTAAAACAAGTTCTTGATGCTGCGTTTGGTGATGTCAACAAAATAAAGGCCTCCCAGAGTTCCTACACTGATAAAGCTATACTTACACTCCGAAATGATATAGTCGATGAAATCAATGCATATACAATCTCCAAAACCGAGGGAGAGTCAAGAGACTACTACAGTTACGATAGCTTTGAGGTTTCGGAAACTCAATCTAATCAAAATGATACTTTATACGCGATTGAGTATCTCAATTCCATGGAGTTTCAAGGATTGCCTTCTCATAAACTCACTCTCAAAGTTGGGGTCCCGATTATGCTTCTGTGA